Genomic segment of Eupeodes corollae chromosome 2, idEupCoro1.1, whole genome shotgun sequence:
AATGAGCTGAACATACCCACGATAGGCTATGTAAGCTACTTTcgcgataaattaaattttttcgatttcaaaattcatatattttaatgcacgaaaaatcaaaacacttTTCAGATAATATAACAGCTGTTAATGACAcaagtgtcattttagaaatgtaatTCAAAGCAACatcgaagcaggcccatcgtaactcagccgaagccgaagctgaagcgtgtttgtgtttcagccgcATAAATCTGTCTAATGACTGAAACAAAAACACGCTTCATCtttggcttcgcctgacgtttacgagttcagccatatgaatttaatgcatgctatcagAATAAAGCTTTGACCTCAAGTTTCGTTTGAAAGTCGTATTCAACGTAATATTGCGTAATATTACGTAATATGATTTCACACGGAAGCTCTAGTCAAATTTGCAgaatatttgctttgtctgacttCTTCACAGttgtaaaaaaagtcaacaaacaaaataccggacccatttttatcttttattgcacgaaaaatcaaaacattttgagaaaaattaacagCTGCTTATGACAGAaatgtcattttagaaatgtcacatTACAAATAATGTCAATTAAAGCAACCTCGAAACAGacccatcgtaacgcagacaaagccgaagctgtagcgtgtttgtgtttcagccataaggcTTTAATTGTGAAGCGATTACTCCACGGATAATTGTGTACCTTCAGTTGCTGAGCGAACTGCTCCCTGTAATCGAATAACCTTTGCTAAGAGTTCTCCTCAGGCCAGTGCGTTtcttaatatttctaaaagtctAACCAAATATTACTAACAACATATTGtgtaaaataattaatgttttatctCAAGACCCTTGAATCGAAAGCCATTTTACATCAGTTTgtttgaagttattgtaatgggtccgatttatcaaattaaacattttgacttttctcgacgttttaaggtccctagagtcgaaatacaagatttttagaaagatgtctgtgcgtgcgtgtgtacgtacgttcgtacgtccgtacgttcgcgacgttttttcgtcgtccatagctcaagaaccagaagagatatcaacttcaaataaattttgttatacagataataaggcagaaaaatgcagaaagggctctcaagaaaattgcatggctGGTTTTTTAagcatagcagtttaaaaaaagggtgaacattttggttaaccctaaatatcttacgaaccaataacgctagagacttgaattcatttttttatgatatACTGTAActtaataccaaacaaatatattttttttttaaaactcgaattgaagttttttttataaatcaaaaaactgaaaaaaatgtgtcacctcaaaaattttacgaataaaaaatgacttCATCTCAAGAaaaatttgtgcaacgaaagaaaccatttttaacatctattaaaattttgataaaaatcgaattgacagatttgtttataaaaaaataaaacctaaaaaacattactcaaagttggtaattACCTACTCAAACATTactcctttcaaaaacttgagattgtGGCTTTTATATTGTAATTataaatcgatttgacagtttttttcacaaaaaacaaaaacttaaaagaaaatttaacacaagttggtaaaaatttattttcgacttaaatatctgtttaatactttgaaatattcgttttaaattattttcatcttttaaaaaattttgtttttaaaattcattaaatttttgaaaaaaatctaatcgacagttttttttacaaaaaattaaaacgtaaaaagaaatttaacaaaaggtggtaaacattgattttcgacacatatatcttctcaaaaatttgagatcatggctttcagctaattttatcttaccaaaaatattgttttcaacattcgggcaatttttgataaatattgaatttacagtttttttacaaaaaataaaaaccttaacaaaaaaattaataaaagttggtaaaaattgattttcgactcaaatatcttttcaaaattttgagatattggctttaaactacttttatcttataaaaatattgttgtcaacattttgaggaaaatcgaattgacaatttttttacaaaaaataaaaaccctaacaaaaaaaaacaatactaaaactttgtttaaatttacttacgactcaaaaagcttttaaaaattaaaaaacttgtcttcaaactctttttatttcacataaattatttttttcgatattaagtagttttttttataaaaatccaacagcttTCTTTTTCGtaacaaatcgatagacgagatgggaagttatcggtgtcgcatcccagccattttttttgtaggtttttgtttttatgcattagaaaattgtcaattgaattttcataaaaacatatatgaatttaatttaccaaagaaatataacaataaaatataataataaaaattaatgacatgTGATTGATATTTCCCttggataaatatttttaaaaaatctggtattttaaagtttaagaaatcattttatttttcgaggtttgtaacttttaagaattttaaaaagcttctTATGCTTTTtgaatcaatacaaaatttccctcagtccattttattttaattcaaaattgtaaaccCCATTTTGTGCCCAGAGTTTCCAGAGTTATCTATCATAATATAatcctaaaattaaaaagttacgTTTGAACAAAAATGTACCTCTATTATGGATGCTATCTTCCCGTGGAATCCACGTGTCTATAtcctataaaatcaaaaacctttATGTGAACTTCCTAAAAGGTAAGAATTCAATAAACTCTTCTAATGGCATCTGTATAAAATCATCCCCCCAATGCGTGatacaaaactaaacaaacataTAAATTATGCTAATTAAACctcacaattttaaataaaattaaacactaTGCTAAGAAGTattcacaaattttaattaacctGTATCCGCACGCAATTTTTACATACCTATTCGCAATGgtagattaatattttgaatactggtttcactttttaataagttatttatttaattattattactgtGAATATTAATGATTCTAAAAAATAACCGAAGAAGATGggattaacaataaaataaaacaaaaaatcatgtaaaaaagtgaaaatctttgattaaacaaaatattattagtgTGTCTTTAGTttggtaggtacatatatattgaTTACCTTTGTTATGAGATGGGTTCTACAgacatatttttattgtatttttattaacataattttaaaacaagttttaaattttacttttatatggTAGCTCatgtatatttaaacaaaaatagacaTCAAGAACAGACAAATAGAACTTATAAAAGATTTTAGCAAAGTAACACTAACTTATTGgttgaataaaatttgttttcgtatttttaatttaaaaataaaacgcacacacataaaatatgttttgtttatgcaaacataattaatttaaagaaaatttcatttcaggtttttgtagatttaagacaaaaaaaattgtcaaggtTAAGTTTTGGTCAATGACACTTTGGTTGATTTTTATGGTCTTATCTTGATCGAAAATAAAAGGTATcaagattttaaagaaaatcagtGTTGGTGATTTTATAAGATacgaaaattctttaaaatatccgCATTAACGAAACTTTATTAGGGTTCGTTATTGTAAGCAGGTAATAAGCCAATAGCCCAATCAAATAAGACGTTAAAATCGGAAAAcgtgatttattaaaataattttaaaattagaatttcaTGCCCACAGTTTTGACAAGAacagtttaaaacttttttaagacaGCCTCAATATAATGCATTTGTATACCCATTTCAACTTTTATAGAAAAgagcttttctttttgattctgtTAAGAACCTattgtaattttgaatttgttctcCATTGATTAAAGACAAGTTTCCACTAGTGTCctgatttgaatattttctcCGCTAGGCCGCCATTTCTCTCCCTGCCATTTTAATAACTGGAGTACTAGTGATCCTACAATTAAGAGCCCAGTCatcttttcattctttttttctgtataaGTTCAAAGAGAGCACCAGTAGATGGCAATTTTAATGTCGATTACACTATTTGTTTCTttcaaagagttttttttttttttaaaagggctTAACAACTTGCCCAATTTGATGGGATCAATTCAAAGGGTTCATCGGCTTAAATTCTTGACTCAGCTTGATCTTGTATGGGTGTTAACCAGATACTTTACAAAAATATGCCATAGAGTGGTTTGAGCAATTCCTATCTCTCGAAAACGCCGTGAAATTTACAGCGATATTTTCGAAACTTCAACCAATCCGTTGCCTCACTGACACGGCAAGATCACACACAACGAATATGTATACTCTCAAATTGTTATTATCTGTCTATTAAGGCTAGTACCTGTGGCGTGATGGTAAATACGTTGGACTgatatgccagaggtcttgggttcaaaccctacctgtttttccacgggtactgcatattgcgaggaatggacaaatcctccaagagtaattcttgtcatgaaaattgttttctcaaattagccttaaAACGTtgaaactataggtcccctccattcatgacaacaatactcccacaaaggaatggttgagagttgtaagtcactagaccctagttctcaagggactgttgcaccaccttatttatttattttaaggctAGAACGAGCTCTTGAGGTTGCGGTCAAAGACTACAATTTTCGGTAGAAAATTTCTTAAGACGTTGTTCGTCCATGTTTTATACCACGATACttaataaattgacaatgataGTTTCATGATTAGTCCAAGGGTGCGTTCTCAAATTAAATTCTAAGTACCCATTAGTAAACCCTATACTATAAACACTATAACTAAGAAGGTCTAACAAATGcatctgttttttttgtttttttcatttgttggtTTGCTTTTCGACACATGACTTATGAAgagtatttctattttattactATTCCTTTAAACATTCTATTTTGAGTAAACACGATTCTTTCCACCAATATTCCATCAAATGGGTATTTAAACTATAGCAAGAATTTATCAATGCAGCTACAAGCCTTGAACTTCAGAGACTCGCAAGGACTGCCAACGAGACACTAAATATACGAACTTTGACAAATTTAATATcgagaaataagaccaacttaaaTTGAGCAAAAGGAAAGCACCCAGAATTACGGTGAGAATAATAAAAGAGGTATGATGTATGCAACCACTCTGCTTGGGCACTCTAAGGAATTTGTAGAAGGCCCGAGAAATAGGTATAATTTCGTTTTAACCTAGGTTTTTAaaggtaaaataaatttttcaaagacCAATCCTCGCACCTACCAAAAATCAAGACAGTTTCCAATTTCATAATTCTCTGCTTGTACGCCACCGTAATGCTGCGTGTAAATAAAGTGAAGTGAAATGAACCacatttggctttatttcactttgtttatGTGTTATAAGACCAACTGTTAAGAATTGTCCACATCACACTTTTCAAAAGTGATATGAGTGCAGTTTTTAAAGTTGACCTTATTTCCCTTGGGTTTTTTTCACGGCACcgtttatttcacaaaaatttgttcaattgttctTTCATAGCAGATTTTAATTTGcaagaagtaatttttttttcatacaaagcaACCATAGTCAAAAAACCACATTCACTTTCGTACCTTCTATTcatcattaaaatttatttaaaaataatgtttttgcttAGAGgctttcaacaattttttgtaaaaaaaatgttcaacaaaaatatgataagaGATCGAGATTTTTCTCTTATAGTGTTTAGCGCAAGTTTAGTTGTAAAGTAAAGTCCAGGACTTTAGAAAAAGCATATGtataaaatgcttaaaattgttggaaaaaaaacctCTTAAGAGCCTGATCTCGACCTGGTGATCTCTAAGTAAACGATCGTTTAATCTTCCTCAGAGATCTAAAGATCCAAATACGTAGAGGCATTGATATTCTCTAGGATCGTAAAAGTTCTTATTACTTAATGGCTAAACCATAACCACGCATCAGGTCTGTCGGGCTTTTTACCGACTTTAGGATATCATGCGTGTCATACAGCGCGGCCTTAGAATTTACAAATCGTAATGTAACTTAAACTCCGggcgttaaatggaattttcacttaagtttacttacacttttttttttgtatttatttacattattatttctttttttttataaatttaacaacaGAAGCGACACTGCTACTACAGCCAGATTGGTTAACCCAAGTTTCTACTATTTGATTGTCCTGATGCTCAAAAATTACCTTCTAGTTAAAACACTTTATTGGTGAATTGACTGAAAAGTTATTCAGgaaaaatctacctaactatcaagtcaagtccgCTTAtgtaaaaatgacagctgatcatattttgtcatttgACTGAAAGCTGAACTGTATTACTAtataattaatgtattttttgcaCAGTTCCAtgtaatgttttgtgtaaaaggtttccttgtcaaatttaaaaaaggataagCAATATTTGCTTaccatacaaaatataagtCGAGaaggacttgtagcttgcctataaggagtgttttgtaaacaataattgttttggtaatttttgcaCGATCAACTGAAGGTAGATACTGATGAGTTTGAAATGTGCGACACTTGAAAACTAACTAGTTTtcttggttaaaatttgtattaaaagaatacagttgactgcaaatgcaGTCCTACATGTTGTCAGAACCTggctattttgaaataaaacaaacaaaattacaattacagCTTTTTATATAGAACCCACAGTAATATCATCGTGGGTTTTATTGAGGCGGCATCTAGTGACTACGGCAAAAATAGCTTTTGCATTTAAACATTAACTTTACTTTTGCACAAAACCTACGACGAACGTAAAAAAAGAAGATCCATGATAACACTATAGATTTTATATACGAAGATGACAATACAGTTGACAGCTATCAAAGAGCGACAAAACAGAAAATAGATCTATTCGGGCTTTAAGCACGAGCTTTCATTTCAGATTGCCTAATAAGAGTCCTTTGTTTATGTTCagtatgtcaaaattggcacAATCGAAGGCGTGATTGTAGTTTAGCTAAAAGCCTCCATGGACAAAATATTCTGAAGTGTAGTCAATCAATCAtacattaaaatcatttttaattttttacataaGATCAATTATTTATCAGCTCTGAAAATTGCTCTATTATTACACTTACTTTAAGGATTTGTAATAAACACcctgtatatttttatttattgcatcAGAAACTACCAACAGTTTCGCtttcagtaaaaaataaaatttgttactatttatacaaattaatgcaaatttttttctGACTTTTACCGGCCTAACAGGCCTATGAACCATAAAATATGTCTTTAAGTTAAACTTACCTCATCAATTGCATATTGAAGGTTtgataaatatacatacatatatatttataaaataaaattcaacagaCCATAGAGATCGCCCCTTGGCAAGGTTACCTACTAAAATTTTATACACCAAACATGtgtgaaaaacgaaaaaaaaaacatcgtaaCAGCTTCCAATAGAAGTTTTTTGAAGTTCAAGTTTAGACGGAACTCATTAACTTAACAATGAATTTTTTCTCTCTATAGTTACTACGATCGATGCCAAAGGTTAACAAAACAAAGGTCTAACTCTTCCGCTGTACCTAAGTCGCCCGTTCGTCGTGCGTCGTATTAACGTCCCTCGTCCTCATCCATTGCAGATGGGTCATTGGcgtcttaagaaaaatgtattcgtattttcttaatttattcgTTCTATCAATAGatattattgtaaaattaaaatttaacaaaaaaaaccgaAGCCTATTTATCGTCTGCATAAATTTATCAAGACAATAGCCATCAAGCAAGTTTGGATCTCTACATTAAAGAAGACCTTTGTGTGCGTTAGAGTTTTGGTAAAGAAATGCGTAGCTCttctgtattttaatttttacatatcGACAAATTTGCATTTCAAATGTGACAAGTATCAGTATTATATTCCTGATCTTGAAGGAATTCTACTGGAAGGCTTTGAatcttgtcagaaaaaaaaggTGATTAAGTATAAATTGGCAAGCCGCCGATCACTAAGCATCCACTAAGTTTTCAGTTTCCTTACGGTTAACAACAAACTAGCAATATCAACATGAAATTCGTCATTGTTTTCGTCGCCCTTTTCGGTTTGGCTTTGGCCGCCCCAGCTGCTCAAGAAGCTTCCATCGTCCGCTCAGACAGCAATGTCGGTGCTGAAGGATACCAATTCGcgtaagatttaaaaaacaattgtttttcaattgaattcaaattaacaaattttatatttttttttttacaaaaatagtgtTGAAACCAGTGATGGCAAATCCCACTCCGAAGAAGGCCAATTGAAGAA
This window contains:
- the LOC129946896 gene encoding larval cuticle protein 65Ag1-like, with the translated sequence MKFVIVFVALFGLALAAPAAQEASIVRSDSNVGAEGYQFAVETSDGKSHSEEGQLKNIGAEDEAIVVRGQYQYIGDDGVTYSVSYIADENGFQPQGAHLPVA